The following is a genomic window from Asterias amurensis chromosome 8, ASM3211899v1.
cttaaatttgtaaataacataagaactgattttttaaaaccttagttaactgtttattcacattccactcatcaaaacacatattattagtgacaaaagctttattttgaaaaaataccacttccaggtgactttaagacaggtacatgtattggttttacagaaccagtgatgTCATGGGATACAATGCCTTCAtcggatacaatgatttcatagGATGAACTGCAGTGACGTATaagctttctatatctgtgttttgattggtctgaggtgaaAGCTGCACTTTCGATcgtctgcattcagcagcataGCATGCATTTGTTTTAATGGATAAACCTTTTCCTAGGATTTGACTGCGAGTCTCAATGTGAAAATAAGTGCGAGGTCAAAAGGTGCTTTGGGGTTAATGTTGGCTTAATGCAGATCTCTGACGTTATTCATGagtctcgaagtgtgacgtcagaggttcAGGCTAGTCACCTTACTGCCATGATACACCACTGGATTTTTCGATGTCACCTGTGGATAGAAGTACAgaattttttattcaaatttaaacAGGCCTGACGTTTTTGAACCCAGGCAGATTGTTTTAATCTCATATAAGTTTAGAtgtaaaatttatttcaaaaggtccGGAGTGGTTTGACCACGCAGGAAGAaatatacacaatctgagaagtagTACTGACAGTAAACtcgattcaaattttgggcataaaaactgatatattatttacaaaaccACAACATTACTTATAAATGGAATTTTTCTCATATTACTCTATTGTATCGGAAGCTTCattaggcttctaaccaaaagttgttaCCACCAAACGTATACCATCCCTTTAAGACAACATGACAAACACACTTACTTCTCAAGCCTTCAAGGGTGTCCACGATCTCTGAAAAAGGGACAGTAAAACAGCATtcaatgaaacaaaatggaCAGCGTCTCATAAGAAGTTGGTGCGCCTTACAACTTACAAGCGACCACTAGATGTTTGGTGCTAGAATTACTCCGCAGACATGTTTTTCCATTTCAATGCAGAACTTAAATTTCAAACCGTCACTATTAAACTGACAGAGAAAATGCTGAGATGTTctcactctttttttttttttttttgaggtacGAATTTTGCACAtgtatttcaaacatttttttgctCTTTCTGCCGGGCGCACAACAAATGTTTACTTACCACTAGATGTCGGTCGGTCCATAGGGCGAAAGCTCCGGCATTTATCAATCAGTTCTTTAAGTCCATCATTTGTCACTGTTGAGGGAAAGGGTAACCTGTTCTTCTGCTTAACGAATTCCTCAATTTCCTCGTACTCTTTCCCTAgggaaataaaacaattgtttaagAATTTCACAGTACTGATCATCTTGGAAATTGTGTGCAAATGTTTTGATAAGGAGTTTCTTCTAATAAATCAGTATTACAAATACTGAGATTTAATTGCTGATCTATGAAGTGATATCCGTCGGAATAATTAGGGCGATATTATGTTGGCAGCTTTCCTAGCTTGTGACAATGTATTCATTCTTTtatctgtacatgtatacatgtaacaCATTATAAGAAGACTAATAACACAGTTGTGTACAAATACATGGGCAAGTAGTCCCAAATCCCAACAATCTATATTGTCATGAATGACTAGAAGTTGTTTTTGAGCAAAACACAGTTGTTTCTCTTCATCCAGGTGTAAAAGGGTACCTGTGTttggcagagatggttcttgtgatctGAGGCTTTGGTATTTGTGCCACTTAACTTTtgacagcacaggctgtattcttcagggagctgagattgtTTAGGATTGAAATGCcgtaatgaccaggggcaaaatattttgagcaCCATGATGGATTTACGCGTTGTACTAAAGGTcccttttgttattattattattgctggtttttttttcataaaaagatATCCATTTTAAAACTTATTCATGGGATTTAAAGATGATGTCTCAAAAAGCTTTCCTGAAGAATTTCTTCACAATCAAGATCATTTACCTTCGTATGGTCGGAGTCCAGTGGCTATTTCCCACATTATAATTCCATAACTGTAAAGAGATTGAAATAAACAGATGATATGAATGAGAACCCCATAATCAACCTGCCGTCATAGCCCAGAATGTGATAATCCCAAACAAAACTGAATTGGTTTGTTAGTGTTTTCACAATGGAGTGAGCTTCGAATTTGATGAAATTTCCAGGCTGACTGAGTCATACACTGTATGCCTTTGCAGAGTTGTAATTATTAAATGATATTTTGGTGGGATGTTGCCACATGAGTGAATGTTGATAATACATTGTGCACCTTATATTGCCGGAGATGAACTAGATAAGGTTttacgatttatatgttaacaTAGGCCTATGGGTGGACCTTACTAAATAAACTCCCAGTAGCATAAAGTGAAAATTGCTGGAAGTCTCATCTTTATACCGTATTGTGACACTTATTCATTGACTCTTGAAACTTACTAtgggcatggaggtagaattctacctccatgctatgGGCATCCCTGGGCCCGTTTAGTTATTCCCAAAACACTCTTACACCAGTGTAATTTTTCCAAACGTCTGAGCATAGAGTTTGCTCTGTGAATCTGCTTTTCTGAGAAACACTGATGTTTGTACTTCGGTGGCACATCTGgtggtgttggggggggggggctgctgTAAGACCAATTTTCCATGAACACTATACTTTTTAACATGCTCCGAATCTAAGTAATCACCCACTACTCTTTTGTTAAATTATATGCCTGTACCTGTACACCTCCATGGACGCATCTATGTCAAGTGATTCATGCACAATGCGCTCAGGGCTAATGTAGTTTATGCGTGCGCTGTAACCTTCCTCCTCTGGTTGTCGGACTCTTTGCGAACCAAAAGCTGTGGCCATCTTCAAACCTGAAATCTGTAAGTtgtgaaaataataaaacagaCAATGGTAAGACTATGAGCTGTTGTCAAGATGATGGTGCCCCCATTTTGGTCTGTAGGGCCGGCGAGTGAGTTTCGTTAAGTAAATGGACCTTCCATGCAGTGATTTTCTAGCAGTCCAAACATCAATTGTTTCCGGTGGACTGCAATTGGGAAGACACTTGGCAAGAACACTCTGGTTACCTAGTGCAGTCTGTAATCAATTGTGCTTTTATTAAATCAAACCATAACTACACGCAGTAAGTGTTTTAGTTACCCGTCGTGGTACAGCAAGGCTGGCCTCACGACCAATCCcacaaaaaacatatttattaTGTATATAGTAAACCCTGAAGTCCACTGTCCAGTATAtatatttattctggttgtgaattatatttattctgtttGTAAGCCAatactctcagaaaagtgaattACATtactgccagaaacactggaAAGGGAAGCCCCTTCTAGTGTAACTGGAGagtcttgctttaggacacaaacttgtgacacttgtgtcaaggctcaatttgatagagctgctgaaCGGTtagcaatttgttttgcttaatgtagcaaaaataattgcttaaacCATTCTACCACTATGCTAAACGTACACCTATTTCACGagcttaagcacgtaaacaaactgCGCGCGCAAGACTTTAGATCGTTTGCTTTCGCGAAAAAGAAGAAGGTTGGCCCCCTACTGACAAAATGGTGGGCAATATAAATGCAGAGTGGCGATAAAGAAAAATCATCGCCTTCTCTGTCTTATATGTACTATTTGTAATATGGTTCAAAGCACCCCTTGACAGTTGGCCTATGGTTATTATTCAGTGGAATAAATGGCTGAATGTTGACAGGCCGATGCATTCACCTTCACTTCCCACTTAGCATTGACGAGGAACCTGTGGCTTGCCAGGTTGAGGTGAAGCATGGCTCGCTTCATGTTATGGATGCGATAAAGTCCGAGGGCACCATCCAGAGCCATCTGAATGCGCATTTGACACGGAAGCAGACTTGGGTCGGTGGTGTCTAGAACATGACGAAGGTTGCCCCGCTCCATATACTCTATAATGATCATTGGCTCTTGAATTAAAAGACAATTTTACAAATTTCAGGTGGTCATTTTAAGTAAAGGGAAATCACATTAAatactttttctttcaaaacaaTTTGGCGACAGGATTTCCAAAACTTGTCTGTGCTCAAGAAGGGGATGTAATTGTTTAACATGACTGTTAACCAAGTAAAGACAACAGACATTCTCATAAAATGCATCAGGATATTTGTTTCCTGCTTATAGAGGGAGGAGCAAAaccttatatacatgtagccttAAGCAAGCAAATTATCAGATGAGACTGATGTCACAGGgaattctgccccccccccccccacaatgaTGTGGGGGGAAAAGAATGTACTAGAAAATCCTAGAAGCAATTGAAAAGCTCACCTATTGAGGTActacacacaccccaaatgcgAACAACATGCTTGGAGTCGAGGCGAATGAGATTTTTTATTTCTCGAAAGCGAAAACCTTCCTTCAAATTTGTTCTACAAACATAAATTAAACAAGAAAAGTCTAGGCTGAGGGAGACtttatgcttttaaaacaattacatgtaaTGGTCATGAGTTTGTACTGAACAAACCATGCACAAATAGGAAAAAGTTCTGGTAAATACAACTAGCTGttgcaaatacatgtaaagtTCTGCTTATACAACCCATGGCCAAGATTGGGATATGAACAATTGAAAAGGAGATAggagggtgggggtggggtgggggggggggtagaggaAAGAGAATTGTTAACATATTGCTTGTGGTCAACCGACCTCTTTCCTGTACCCCGACTCAATATTACTTTATAAACTTTCATCCCTTGCTATTtctgtatttttaagtttgttgaGAGAGACTCTCTGCAAGGGTCGAATGTCATGCCATGAAATATTGATTttgcaaaagttaaaaaaatacccTTCTCTGTAAACCTTCACGGCGACCGCTTCCTTCATATAAAAAGCTTTGTAGAGGGTTCCTGTACCACGAGGTAACTCtatctctgtttttttttctagctGGCTTTTGTCGATTTCTTTGGGTCCACCATCATGTCCAGGGTAAAAATTGTGTTCTGTACATTAAGAAAAGAAAGACTgagtaaaaaaaacctttatgaTTCTGGAATAATATTAGCTAGAGAACCTGGGAAGGTGCAAATCTTTGAGTTAAGTGTTGGTATATCTGGAGAGATAAATGACAACACTAACACCACATTTACACTAGATCCTGCTAGGAAGATCAAAGGAGGATCTGATCTcgaaagggcgatcaaagggAGATCACCGGCTAGTGTGAACGCTATCAGGTCGCGGCACAAAAATGCTTGATCCAGCTTTCAGGATCTGATCCTCATTGGATCCTTGTAGGAGGATCTAGTGTAAACGCGGTGTTTGACATCATGTGTGGGTGTTTGCTTTGTTCCAGCATGCTGCAACTATGCAAATTGGAGCTACCCATATGACGTAGAATGAATGATGACACTACAGAGCTTTTCGCG
Proteins encoded in this region:
- the LOC139941176 gene encoding mixed lineage kinase domain-like protein isoform X1, which codes for MVDIIKPASMVLDVIKEIYTIVEKVQSFKSSSATLKGRIAKLTPAIKKLATSEKKEMNRKSLKKAAVEGLLVLLEKIKNFLDSLTDDSFFKKFLNATKNGKRFDEYSEQLDNQLNDFQLLSLVQIEEATFNRIKQDEKDRKEDLKYLIQITQNLEGLQSGQQQIIDEIRKTSGKSEHNFYPGHDGGPKEIDKSQLEKKTEIELPRGTGTLYKAFYMKEAVAVKVYREGTNLKEGFRFREIKNLIRLDSKHVVRIWGVCSTSIEPMIIIEYMERGNLRHVLDTTDPSLLPCQMRIQMALDGALGLYRIHNMKRAMLHLNLASHRFLVNAKWEVKISGLKMATAFGSQRVRQPEEEGYSARINYISPERIVHESLDIDASMEVYSYGIIMWEIATGLRPYEGKEYEEIEEFVKQKNRLPFPSTVTNDGLKELIDKCRSFRPMDRPTSSEIVDTLEGLRSDIEKSSGVSWQ